GCACTACGAAGACCTGCGCTACCACCTCGACCACCATGTAGCCCTGCGATTTGTCAGGAAAGATCACGCGCCACTAATCGGCTCGTTCCTGCACCATGCGTTTAAAGCCGAGAATCACTTTAAAGTACTGGAAACCGAGCTGACGAATCGCTTGTACGATTTTCTATCAACCCTCAATGCGGGGCATGATCCGGCTTTGTATCCGTTGAGTCCTAAAGAGTACCTTAAACAGTGGACGCAGAATGGCTTTCTGAGTAGAGCCTACGAAGAAAACTGGGACGTACCTATTTACCAATTGACATCCGGCAGTGAAATGGCTCTCCGTTGGCTAGCTGATCTGGATAAAAAATCGTTCGTTGGTACCGAAAGTCGCTTGCTTCAGATCATTCGCCTGCTGGAAGAAATGGTGCAAAAAACGCAGATTGACCCGGCAGAACGAATTAAGCTACTAGAAAAACAGAAGGAAGCATTGGATCAGGAAATTGCCGAACTGTCGGTTCGCGAAGAACCGCTAGAACCGGACGAAACCCAGCTCAAAGAACGATTCTTTGAGCTAGAGCGTATGGCACGTGATCTAATGGCTGATTTTCGGGAAGTTGGCGAAAATTTTCGCTCGCTTGACCGTCGCGCCCGAGAAAAGCAACTGACCAAAACTACCACGCGTGGAAAAATGGTTGGCGAGGTGCTGGATGCCTACGATGCGCTTTGGCAATCAGATCAGGGTAAGAGCTTTGCTGCCTTTTGGGAGCTACTGATGAATACCCAGCAACAAGAAGCACTTGACGGCATGATCCGGCAGGTAAAGCAACTGCCTCAGGTAGCCTCGCTCAGCAGCAATGCCGTGATTAGTCGGCTCAAAATCAATCTCATTAACGTAGGCGATCAGGTCAATCAGTCAAATCACCAACTCGTGGCTCAACTGCGGCGATTTTTAGACGCTCAGGTGCTGCTGGAGAATCGCCGGATTGCCGAAACCATCGACACCATCCAGACCGAAGCCGTAGCCCTCAAAGATACGATCAACTGGCGGAAGCCATTTTTCTGGCTCGACGACAAGCCGACGACGGACTTTACCATGGCCCGTCCGCTGTTCACACCTCCCACCCGTCCAGTAATCGCCACCGAGGTGATCGAAGAAGGAGTATCCGATCACCAGACTGATGTACTGTTTGAGCAGGTCTACGTTGACCCACAGGAGCTGCAACGGAGAATCAGGAAGCTACTGCGGCAGCACGGTCAGGTATCGTTACAAGAGGTGACCCGCCACTTTCCGATTGAGAAGGGCTTGACCGAACTGCTGACGTACCTGAATCTTGCTTCGCAGGACAGTAGGACGGTAGTGGATACCGAGGTGGTCGAAGAAATTGAGGTGCGGGATAAAAAGTATTCTGAAGAACCATTTTTAGTAGATGTGCCGCAGCACATATTTTCGCGCTGATGCGCTACTTTTACAAAAACTAATTCGTATGACCGATACCGATCTGAAAAACGTCCCTAGCTATAGCAAAGTACTCGCCCACTTGCTGAAAGCACCGCTCTACGCCCATGATAAAGACGGTTGGCATCAGTTGCTACAGCACCAACGTAGTATCCAGCAGCATTTTGGAGCGGTGGCTCTTACCCTTTACGTGGATGAACAAGAGGGCTACGCCTTCTTAAAGCCACTATCGGCCGAAGAGGAAGAAATGTGGCGCGAAGAACGGGGCGAAGACCCACCTCGCTTGGTGTCTCAGCGCAAGCTCAGCTACGGACATACGCTGATTCTGGTGCTGTTGCGCAAACGGCTGCTGGAGCACGATGCTCAGGGAGGCGATACCCGCCTAGTCATTCCGCGAGACGAAATCCAGGAAATGATGCAAGTCTTTTTGCCCGACGAAACCAACCAGGCCCGACTGACGGAGAACGTGGAAAGCGGTATCAACAAGATGATTGACATTGGCATCCTACGAGCTCTTAACAATGATCGCGAACACGTGGAAGTAAATCGAATTCTGAAAGCCAAGATTACACCGACCGAACTAGAAAGTATTGTAGAAAGCCTTAAAAAATACCGCCCATGAGTACCACCGAAACCGCCATGTTGGATGTTGAAACCGGCCGTGAAGCTCAGCGGGATACCGCCTCGGTCGGGTATGACCACGGCTATCGCCTGGATGCGTTAGAAGTGTACAACTGGGGCACCTTCCACCGTAAAATATGGGCCATCCAGCCATCATCAAAAAACGCATTGCTCACTGGCGACATTGGGTCAGGAAAGAGTACCCTGGTAGATGCCCTCACTACGCTCTTGGTACCGCACCACCGTATTGTGTACAACGCGGCTGCCGGAGCCCAGGCGAAAGAACGTTCGCTCCGCTCGTATATACGAGGTGAGTACCGCAGTGTACGCGCGAGCACCAGCACCCAGGCCAAATCAGTAGCTCTGCGCGAAGACGGTAAGAACTACTCGGTACTGCTGGCTCGCTTCACCAACACCGGGCTACGCGAGCGGGTAACCCTGGCTCAGGTATTCTGGATAGAAGACCATAAAGAGAAAAAATTCTTCATCGTATCGCGTGACCGACTTACCATCAAAGACCACTTTACCGGCTTTGGGTCAGACCTGCTACAGCTCAAAGCGCAGCTACGTCGGCAGGAGCACACCCAGGTGTTCGATGCTTTTAAGGACTACAGTGCCCGCTTGCGACAGCACTTCGGCATGAGCAGTGAAAAAACGCTACAACTGTTTTACCAAACGGTCTCGATGAAGTCGGTGGATAACCTTACCACTTTTGTGCGCTCGCACATGCTGGATCAAACTGACACTCGCGAACAACTGCTCGAGCTGCAACGCAATTTCGAGAATCTCCAGCAAGCCTACGAAAGCGTGCTCAAAGCCCGCCAGCAAACCGACCTACTCAAACCAGTAATTGACGAAGGGAAAAAGTACGAGCGGATTATTGATAAAATCGGGCAACTGGAAAACCACCGCGATGCTCTGCCCAGCTTCATGGCCGAACAACGTTACCGTTTACTGAACGAAGCCCTGGTTGACATCCAGCAACAGCAGGAGGAAGTCAGTCAGCAACGGCAAGAAAAAGAGCAACGCTTGGCTCAGCTGAGCGACCAAAAGGAAGGAGTCACGAAGGCGTACTACCAGAGCGGAGGCAACCGCATCGAAGACATTAAGGGTGAAATCAAGCAGGCACAGCAAGAGAAGGATCGTCGGGCGGGTCGTTGGGATCAGTACCATCGGCTCACCGATATGCTACAGTATCCTCGCGCAGATACGCCGCCACTTTTCGAGAGCAATCAGCAGCAGGCGCAGCAAGCCCTATCAGATGTACGGGAACGGAAGCAGCAACTGCTGCGGGAGCGCGACGATAAAGTAGTGCATCGAAACGAACTGTGGAAGCAGAAAGAAGAAGAGGAGCAGGAGCTGCACTCGCTGCAACAGCGGCAGAGCCAAATTCCCCGCCAGCAAATTGATATGCGGCAACACCTCACTGAGGCCTTGGGGTTGCGTACCGAACAGCTTCCGTTCGTCGGCGAACTACTGCGGGTACGACCCGAGGAGGCCGCCTGGGAGGGAGCGATTGAACGTGTGCTACACGGCTTCGCCCTGAGCCTACTGGTGCCTGATGAACTGTACGCGACGGTGAGCCAGTACGTAAACAACACCAACTTACGGGGGCGACTGGTCTATTACCGTACGTTGGCCGATACGGGTACTCCGTCCATTCATCCGGTTGCGGATCAGTCGATGTTGCATAAAATTGATATCAAGCCGGATACACCGTTTGAAGATTGGCTGGAACAAACACTGGAGCAACGATTCAATTACCTCTGTGCCGATACGGTGGATCAATTTCGTTCGCTTCCTCGCGCCATCACGCGCCAGGGTTTGGTGAAGCACGGGCGCGCCCGACACGAAAAGGATGACCGTCATGCTATTGATAACCGCCGGTTTTACGTGCTGGGTTGGTCGAACCAAGAAAAAATTGGGGCGATGCAAAAAGTGGTCAACCAATTGAAGCAGGACTGGCAGTTGGCAGGAGATGAGCTTGCCACACTGGAAGCAGCCACGGAGGAGCTGGATCAGCGGGCGGAGGCTGCGCGCGATCTGTTGCTGTTTGCAGAGTTTAATGACATTAACTGGTCAGAGGTAGTTCACCGCATTCAGGCACTGCAAGAAGAGATGCGCTCGCTGGAACACTCTTCGGATCAGTTGAAGCAGCTCAAGTCCGAAATGGATCGGCTTGCCGAGCAGATTACGATGCAGCAGCGCGAGAAAGAAGACCTACTCACCCGGCAAGGAGCACTCACCAGCCGACGCAGCGACTGTGAGCGTGATATGCATGATGCCCAACAACGTAAAGACCTGATCAGTGAGGAAGAGAAAGCAGCCAACTTTCCGGCCCTGAAAAAGCTGGCGGGTACGGCGACCATCCGCCTGAGCGACTTGGAGAACGTGCGGCAGCGGATGCAAACCACCATTCAGAAAAAGCTAAACAAGCAGACCGCTGAGCGCGATAGTCTGGGCAAGCGGCTAGGGAGGTTGATTCATCAGTTTATTCAGCAGTTTCCGGCGGAGTCAGTAGAAATTACCCCCTCGGCGGATTCGCTGCCCGAACTCCGTACCCTGCACCGCCGCCTGGTGCGCGACGACTTGCCCCAGCACGAGGCTCGCTTCCGGGAGCTGCTCCGCAAAGGTACCATCAATGACATCCTGCTATTCAAAAACAAGTTGGAAGCAGCTAGCGAGGAAATTGAGGAAAAGATTAATTTGATTAACGACTCACTGCGGGAGATTGAGTACGATCCGGGTACCTACATTCGCCTGGTGCCTGACAAAGAGCTGGATGCCGAGATTCGTAATTTTCAAACCGATCTTAAAAACTGCCTGAAAAATACGCTGGGGCAGGAAGATTACTATAACGAACAAAAGTACGTGCAGGTGAAGCAACTACTAGACCGCTTCCGCAGTGAGGAAAGCGCCGAAAAGCGATGGAAAGAAAAGGTGACCGATGTACGCAACTGGTATTCTTTCGGAGCATCGGAGCGCAACCGCGAAACGGAGGAGGAGGTGAATTACTACAGCGACAGCGGGGGCAAGTCCGGGGGGCAGAAGGAAAAACTTGCCTACACCGTACTAGCCTCGGCCTTGGCTTACCAGTACGGCATTCACGATGTGCAGAAAAGTGCTAAAGCCTTTCGGTTTGTGGTCATTGACGAAGCCTTCGGGCGAGGTTCGGACGAGAGTACTCGGTTTGGCCTGGAATTATTCAAGAAGATGAACCTGCAACTGCTGGTGGTGACTCCGCTCCAGAAAACGGGTATTATTCAGCACTACATCGACTTCGTTCACTTCGTAAGTAACCCTACCAAGATGAACAGCGAGGTGATTGACCTGACCAAGAAAGAATACCTGGAACGGAAGAAAGAGTATGATGAACAGCGGTTTAGTGCTTACATGGATGGTTAGCGACCTCCAATGACGATGGAATATGTTAAGACAATCAGGGGCTAAAGAGCTGAAGAACTGAATATTGGTGGTTTATTCAGCTTTTCAGTCCTATGTCGCGTTATACGATATTCACGAATGATTAGTCCCGAAGATATTAAAAAGCAGGCAGTTCGCTGGTACACCCATTTTTTGCGCGCTGAATTGCGAGGGGAAGACTTATTTCCGAAGGAAGTTCGGTTTGCCAAAGTACAACCCGCTTAGGTGGCTTCCCGCTTCGAAGAAATTCATCGCGGACTGCTTCGGCTTCGGCAACACAGCAAAGAAGAAACCGGAGCGGGCTACTCAGTATGGTGGGAAGAAGTTAATAGTCATAGCATCGGAAAAAACCTGTTTCCCGCTAGCATCTGGATTCAGAGAAAGGTCGACTATCTCGCGTTGCTCTCTCCTGAATTGCAGGAGCATTATCGGCGATTCACCTTAGCTTCGGCTCAGTTACTACGGGAGTTTCCCCAACTGGAAGAGTGGGTTTCCAATCAAGTACGTCGGGTGGGCGATTACGGACCGCAGTGGCCCGACTTGATAAAAGTTTGTCAGTGGTTTGTACACCATCACCGGAGAGACTATTACTACATTCGGGAGCTGCCGATAGCGGTTCCCACTAAGTTTATTGAGCAGCATAAGCCCATTTTGAGCGAACTGCTTCTCCAGCTACTGCCCGCCGAGCAAGTTGACGCTACCTTCGGGGGTAATCGGGAACACAACTTTGAGAAACGCTTTGGGCTAAAGTACGACGAAACCCTGGTACGTCTTCGGTTTCTAGACCCTGCGTTGGCGGATGGTATTGATGATATGGCTATTCGTCATACCACTTTGGCGAATCATCCATTTGGCGGAACGAAGGTTATCATCACCGAAAACAAAATGAATTTTCTGACTCTGCCACCCCTACCTCAAACCATTGCTTTGTGGGGTGGGGGCTTTCAGGTGCATTTGCTGAGAACAGCTCGGTGGCTCAGAAACCGACAACTATATTATTGGGGTGATTTGGATACCCACGGGTTGTCCATCTTATCACAACTTCGTCAGCAATTCGGCCACGCTGAAAGCCTGATGATGGACAGAACTACTTTTGACCAATTTTATACCG
This region of Tunicatimonas pelagia genomic DNA includes:
- a CDS encoding DUF3375 domain-containing protein; translated protein: MHYEDLRYHLDHHVALRFVRKDHAPLIGSFLHHAFKAENHFKVLETELTNRLYDFLSTLNAGHDPALYPLSPKEYLKQWTQNGFLSRAYEENWDVPIYQLTSGSEMALRWLADLDKKSFVGTESRLLQIIRLLEEMVQKTQIDPAERIKLLEKQKEALDQEIAELSVREEPLEPDETQLKERFFELERMARDLMADFREVGENFRSLDRRAREKQLTKTTTRGKMVGEVLDAYDALWQSDQGKSFAAFWELLMNTQQQEALDGMIRQVKQLPQVASLSSNAVISRLKINLINVGDQVNQSNHQLVAQLRRFLDAQVLLENRRIAETIDTIQTEAVALKDTINWRKPFFWLDDKPTTDFTMARPLFTPPTRPVIATEVIEEGVSDHQTDVLFEQVYVDPQELQRRIRKLLRQHGQVSLQEVTRHFPIEKGLTELLTYLNLASQDSRTVVDTEVVEEIEVRDKKYSEEPFLVDVPQHIFSR
- a CDS encoding DUF4194 domain-containing protein, with protein sequence MTDTDLKNVPSYSKVLAHLLKAPLYAHDKDGWHQLLQHQRSIQQHFGAVALTLYVDEQEGYAFLKPLSAEEEEMWREERGEDPPRLVSQRKLSYGHTLILVLLRKRLLEHDAQGGDTRLVIPRDEIQEMMQVFLPDETNQARLTENVESGINKMIDIGILRALNNDREHVEVNRILKAKITPTELESIVESLKKYRP
- a CDS encoding ATP-binding protein, translated to MSTTETAMLDVETGREAQRDTASVGYDHGYRLDALEVYNWGTFHRKIWAIQPSSKNALLTGDIGSGKSTLVDALTTLLVPHHRIVYNAAAGAQAKERSLRSYIRGEYRSVRASTSTQAKSVALREDGKNYSVLLARFTNTGLRERVTLAQVFWIEDHKEKKFFIVSRDRLTIKDHFTGFGSDLLQLKAQLRRQEHTQVFDAFKDYSARLRQHFGMSSEKTLQLFYQTVSMKSVDNLTTFVRSHMLDQTDTREQLLELQRNFENLQQAYESVLKARQQTDLLKPVIDEGKKYERIIDKIGQLENHRDALPSFMAEQRYRLLNEALVDIQQQQEEVSQQRQEKEQRLAQLSDQKEGVTKAYYQSGGNRIEDIKGEIKQAQQEKDRRAGRWDQYHRLTDMLQYPRADTPPLFESNQQQAQQALSDVRERKQQLLRERDDKVVHRNELWKQKEEEEQELHSLQQRQSQIPRQQIDMRQHLTEALGLRTEQLPFVGELLRVRPEEAAWEGAIERVLHGFALSLLVPDELYATVSQYVNNTNLRGRLVYYRTLADTGTPSIHPVADQSMLHKIDIKPDTPFEDWLEQTLEQRFNYLCADTVDQFRSLPRAITRQGLVKHGRARHEKDDRHAIDNRRFYVLGWSNQEKIGAMQKVVNQLKQDWQLAGDELATLEAATEELDQRAEAARDLLLFAEFNDINWSEVVHRIQALQEEMRSLEHSSDQLKQLKSEMDRLAEQITMQQREKEDLLTRQGALTSRRSDCERDMHDAQQRKDLISEEEKAANFPALKKLAGTATIRLSDLENVRQRMQTTIQKKLNKQTAERDSLGKRLGRLIHQFIQQFPAESVEITPSADSLPELRTLHRRLVRDDLPQHEARFRELLRKGTINDILLFKNKLEAASEEIEEKINLINDSLREIEYDPGTYIRLVPDKELDAEIRNFQTDLKNCLKNTLGQEDYYNEQKYVQVKQLLDRFRSEESAEKRWKEKVTDVRNWYSFGASERNRETEEEVNYYSDSGGKSGGQKEKLAYTVLASALAYQYGIHDVQKSAKAFRFVVIDEAFGRGSDESTRFGLELFKKMNLQLLVVTPLQKTGIIQHYIDFVHFVSNPTKMNSEVIDLTKKEYLERKKEYDEQRFSAYMDG
- a CDS encoding Wadjet anti-phage system protein JetD domain-containing protein yields the protein MASRFEEIHRGLLRLRQHSKEETGAGYSVWWEEVNSHSIGKNLFPASIWIQRKVDYLALLSPELQEHYRRFTLASAQLLREFPQLEEWVSNQVRRVGDYGPQWPDLIKVCQWFVHHHRRDYYYIRELPIAVPTKFIEQHKPILSELLLQLLPAEQVDATFGGNREHNFEKRFGLKYDETLVRLRFLDPALADGIDDMAIRHTTLANHPFGGTKVIITENKMNFLTLPPLPQTIALWGGGFQVHLLRTARWLRNRQLYYWGDLDTHGLSILSQLRQQFGHAESLMMDRTTFDQFYTDDQAPPIPQVNIDNLHDDERALFYYLKKGNLRLEQEKIPQWYVQQQLESVIDQ